GCTGGCGCCAAGATTGTATTTAGTATCGGCGATAGCGATATGGTGCGCCGAGGGACGGAGCGGGCGGTCATCGCCGTAGTACCGTTTTCGTTTCTCCTGGATTATTCGCAGACCGACCGTATCGGCCGCCACCGGGTCGGCGCTGACTATTAAACCTCCATAATTCCAGGTATATTCTTTGTCGAAATGATGCGGTCCGGCGTTATGAAACTGCGGTGTCAGCATCACCAGAATATTCAAACGGGTTTTGTCTTTGACATGCGGCAGATGCCAGATGGCGCCCAGGGGAGCGCAGGAGTTATCATGATAATCCGAGGGCTCCTCCACGAACATGATATAGTTCTTGATTAGACTTCCCACCCCCGACCAGGCATGGGTTCGCATGGGGCGGGTATTTATCAATGCTGTCGCTTTTTGAAAGACCGGGTTGTCCAGAACATTGCGGTCGTCGACCGAAATATTAGCGGCATCGACTCCAACTTCCATCAGGCGCGTCCTGATGGCATCCTCCAGAACGGAGGGTGTCGGCAGATATTTCCAGACATTGCTCTTGATGCCGACTATATCCTCCGGCTTGATTATCTTTTTCCAACCCTCCTGTGGCGTTTTAGTATCAAAGAAAGCGCATACAGCATCATCGAGCATTTTCTGAATAATCTCGCCGTTGATTGCGCCATCGGAGCCGACAACGTTCTTATCCCGGATAAGAATCACCCTACTGGTGTAAAGCGGGGTCGCCAGCTCTTCCGCCAGCGACGGCAATCCGGCTGCCAAACCAACCGCAACCACGGCGCCGGTCTTCAGAAATTCACGCCGCGTAACAACAGAGTTTGCCTTTTTCATAGTCGCCTCATCTATTTTAGCGATGTTCCTGTTTTATCCAGAAGGGACTGCCCATCCTCCTTGGTCGCGGCATCAAAGACTACCGTCAAAAAGTTACCCTTTCGAACACAGCCGCTCCATTTCCCATTTTCGGTTTGTACCATGCCGGAAGGGTCTTTGATATATTGTGACAGAAAGTCGGCGTAAGCGGAATCGGCTCTTTCCGCCGACTTATAATCGACAAGCAGAAGAAAAACCGCACCCGGTTGATACCTCGCCAGGACGGCATCGGTGCTTTTATCCAACTTGAGAATATTCGATTCCGCTATAAAATAGATATTATTGAGTATCGGAAAGAGGTGAAAGTAGATTTCGCTGCCGGCGATGAGGTTCTCCCGCGGCAGGAGATTCAGCAAAGACGGTTTTACGCCATCGGGGGGAAGAAGCGAATCAATCTTTTTTGCCAGATTGAGAAAGGTCCGCTTCAACTCTTCGTCGATCTCCATCGATTGAATAGAGATATAATATTCTCCTTTCCAGAATTTCAGAAGCGTGCTTCGGAACTCAAAACCGCCGCCGATAC
This sequence is a window from Candidatus Zixiibacteriota bacterium. Protein-coding genes within it:
- a CDS encoding DUF362 domain-containing protein is translated as MKKANSVVTRREFLKTGAVVAVGLAAGLPSLAEELATPLYTSRVILIRDKNVVGSDGAINGEIIQKMLDDAVCAFFDTKTPQEGWKKIIKPEDIVGIKSNVWKYLPTPSVLEDAIRTRLMEVGVDAANISVDDRNVLDNPVFQKATALINTRPMRTHAWSGVGSLIKNYIMFVEEPSDYHDNSCAPLGAIWHLPHVKDKTRLNILVMLTPQFHNAGPHHFDKEYTWNYGGLIVSADPVAADTVGLRIIQEKRKRYYGDDRPLRPSAHHIAIADTKYNLGAS
- a CDS encoding DUF6599 family protein, with the translated sequence MRLLLFLTMTGLGCLLSACAGKSGNEMRTLFPQSIDNYAIGDTVSYNSETIFDYIDGAGEVYLSYGLKKVTVATYARPDSPDITAEIFEMGSSGDAYGVFSFSRESEESGIGGGFEFRSTLLKFWKGEYYISIQSMEIDEELKRTFLNLAKKIDSLLPPDGVKPSLLNLLPRENLIAGSEIYFHLFPILNNIYFIAESNILKLDKSTDAVLARYQPGAVFLLLVDYKSAERADSAYADFLSQYIKDPSGMVQTENGKWSGCVRKGNFLTVVFDAATKEDGQSLLDKTGTSLK